The DNA region GCAGGGCTCTCGGAATACGCTGGGGGTATCCTGATAGCCTTGGGTCTGATGACAAGAGTGTCTGGCTTCTTCTTGCTTCAGACGATGCTGGTGGCTGTATTTGTGATGCACCTGGATGACCCCTTTAAAAAAATGGAGATGGGTCTTCTCTACGCTACGGTATCTCTTATGCTTATGGCGACGGGAGCGGGGCGCTTTAGTTTAGACAGACTGATTGGCGATCGGCTGTCAAAGTCGTGAGCGAAGGGTTGTGCCCCCAGTCATAGTTAACTGTTAAGCTTTTTGAGAAGTAAGCCGTGGTCTCTTGCCCGTGTTTCTTAACCAATCTGATTGGTTTCCTCTAAGTCTATAGACGGTGCCTTATTCAGGGCGTTCCTATCAATTTTATCGATTAAGTTAATCAAACAATGGGTTGGTGTGGATGAGCATCTCCCACGGTGCCCCGATCTGTCCAGCCTTCTTGAGTGCGTTTTATTTAAAACGTGATGTCAGACTGACTTCTGGCATCGCGAATACCGTATCGGGAACCATGAAGACCGCCTAAGCGGCTTTAACCACCAACTAT from Deltaproteobacteria bacterium includes:
- a CDS encoding DoxX family protein produces the protein MTKILLKILGAGPQRDLLTDASLLMTRLVFGLSMALAHGQGKVPPSDGFVGAVEGMGFPAPAFFAWAAGLSEYAGGILIALGLMTRVSGFFLLQTMLVAVFVMHLDDPFKKMEMGLLYATVSLMLMATGAGRFSLDRLIGDRLSKS